The Halarchaeum grantii genome includes a window with the following:
- a CDS encoding DUF7547 family protein — protein sequence MADDLEARVAALERAVERVEERTRERDVPRGPLGLPRPPTPREFAEFAVEDAIPTAVAVLDAQVRALEALRRALRLLEPGLADTDGARGTTADARRETLDRLDAAVADLRAAASGDALPPDGAARDLLEDARALTAELEADVEAARADRDAERAERREAARRERRAEREERAERVEDELDQLRDEYDVGGDDADGESGSDSSDGTPDDRGR from the coding sequence ATGGCCGACGACCTGGAGGCGCGCGTCGCCGCGCTCGAACGCGCCGTCGAACGCGTCGAGGAGCGGACGCGCGAGCGCGACGTGCCACGGGGGCCGCTCGGTCTGCCGCGCCCGCCGACGCCGCGCGAGTTCGCCGAGTTCGCCGTCGAGGACGCCATCCCGACGGCCGTCGCGGTGCTCGACGCGCAGGTCCGCGCGCTCGAAGCGCTGCGGCGCGCGCTCCGCCTCCTCGAACCCGGCCTCGCCGATACTGACGGAGCGCGCGGCACGACCGCCGACGCACGCCGCGAGACACTCGACCGCCTCGACGCCGCCGTCGCCGACCTCCGCGCGGCCGCGAGCGGCGACGCCCTCCCGCCGGACGGGGCGGCGCGGGACCTCCTCGAAGACGCGCGCGCCCTCACGGCCGAACTCGAGGCCGACGTCGAGGCGGCGCGCGCGGACCGCGACGCCGAACGTGCGGAGCGACGCGAGGCGGCCCGACGCGAGCGTCGCGCGGAACGCGAGGAACGCGCCGAGCGCGTCGAAGACGAACTCGATCAGCTCCGCGACGAGTACGACGTCGGGGGCGACGACGCCGACGGGGAGTCGGGGAGCGATTCGTCGGACGGCACCCCCGACGACCGCGGCCGCTGA
- a CDS encoding DUF47 family protein has product MEADQAASRIGTTTADFCAGVRDCTAHLPVALAAYRDGDSEAFHDSAAEAAAAESACDDYARDLRTALATLDPDLTGVYLRARDLLDLLSRLDDVANAVEDALAALASMAPDLDASGDALVDLGTLAARASERLCDAVEEYVVALCADESPTIERETIDAIRDVEHRCDELKQDALAAAFAPGLSVNGLAVREVTLALDGVANTVEDAADQLAVVASATP; this is encoded by the coding sequence ATGGAGGCAGATCAGGCCGCCTCGCGAATCGGGACGACGACCGCCGACTTCTGCGCGGGCGTTCGCGACTGCACCGCCCACCTCCCGGTCGCGCTCGCGGCCTACCGCGACGGCGACAGCGAGGCGTTCCACGACTCGGCCGCCGAGGCGGCCGCCGCCGAGTCCGCCTGCGACGACTACGCGCGCGACCTGCGGACGGCCCTCGCCACCCTCGACCCGGATCTCACCGGCGTCTACCTCCGGGCGCGTGACCTGCTCGACCTCCTCTCGCGCCTCGACGACGTCGCGAACGCCGTCGAGGACGCGCTGGCCGCGCTCGCGTCGATGGCGCCCGACCTCGACGCGTCCGGGGACGCGCTCGTCGACCTCGGGACGCTCGCCGCCCGCGCCAGCGAGCGGCTCTGCGACGCCGTCGAGGAGTACGTCGTTGCGCTCTGCGCGGACGAGTCACCGACCATCGAGCGCGAGACCATCGACGCGATTCGGGACGTGGAACACCGCTGTGACGAGCTGAAACAGGACGCGCTCGCGGCGGCGTTCGCGCCCGGCCTCTCCGTGAACGGGCTCGCCGTCCGCGAGGTGACGCTCGCGCTCGACGGCGTCGCGAACACGGTCGAGGACGCGGCGGACCAGCTCGCGGTGGTGGCGAGCGCGACGCCGTAA
- a CDS encoding ABC transporter ATP-binding protein translates to MVPAIEATDLTKRYGDETAVAGLSLSIPDGAVYGFLGPNGAGKTSTMRMLTTLTTPTTGSARVAGADVADRAAVVEHIGYLPEEPPVFDELTGREQLEYVAGLRDLGDDATERIDDLLERFGLLADADKRIGAYSKGMKQKVGIALAVLHDPAVVFLDEPTSGLDPRAARTVMELVAELAAGDATVFLSTHILPVVDELADTVGVLSNGRLVAEGTPDELKSQVAAGEGGTLEDAFLAVTGGPGDERSGATDAAGEAERATARDER, encoded by the coding sequence ATGGTTCCCGCTATCGAAGCCACCGACCTCACGAAACGCTACGGCGACGAGACGGCTGTCGCCGGCCTCTCGCTCTCCATCCCGGACGGCGCCGTCTACGGCTTCCTCGGGCCGAACGGCGCCGGGAAGACGTCCACGATGCGGATGCTTACGACGCTGACGACGCCGACCACCGGGTCGGCGCGCGTCGCGGGCGCCGACGTCGCCGACCGCGCCGCCGTCGTCGAACACATCGGCTACCTCCCCGAGGAGCCCCCGGTGTTCGACGAACTCACCGGCCGCGAGCAACTCGAGTACGTCGCGGGCCTGCGCGACCTCGGCGACGACGCCACCGAGCGCATCGACGACCTCCTCGAACGCTTCGGCCTCCTCGCGGACGCCGACAAGCGCATCGGCGCGTACTCGAAGGGGATGAAGCAGAAGGTCGGCATCGCGCTCGCCGTCCTCCACGACCCCGCCGTCGTCTTCCTCGACGAACCCACGTCCGGCCTCGACCCGCGCGCCGCCCGAACCGTGATGGAGCTCGTCGCGGAACTCGCCGCCGGCGACGCGACGGTGTTCCTCTCGACGCACATCCTCCCGGTCGTGGACGAGCTCGCGGACACCGTCGGCGTGCTCTCGAACGGCCGCCTCGTCGCGGAGGGCACGCCCGACGAGCTGAAGTCGCAGGTCGCGGCCGGCGAGGGCGGCACGCTCGAGGACGCCTTCCTCGCGGTCACGGGCGGGCCTGGCGACGAGCGCTCCGGCGCCACCGACGCCGCTGGTGAGGCGGAGCGCGCCACCGCGCGAGACGAGCGATGA
- a CDS encoding ArsR/SmtB family transcription factor → MGSLFPFQSDVDVDTDGSRLLGIEEEAADEVFDALSSQTARTILAAVYEEPRPASDLADAAETSLQNARYHLDGLRDAGLVDVADTWYSERGTEMKVYAPTNDSVVVMAGDEETRSSAFDVLKSFLGSVGAIGVGALLVQALAAPGTVVPAMGSAASPSSGGDGGGAAGTTTTTSGGFSAMDAGGETTVSATRTATETTAQVSTTTTVGGHAAGPLDAALALLSQPGVAFFVGGLCVLGALVAWNRWR, encoded by the coding sequence ATGGGTAGTCTGTTCCCGTTCCAGTCCGACGTCGACGTCGACACCGACGGGTCGCGCCTCCTCGGTATCGAGGAGGAGGCGGCGGACGAGGTGTTCGACGCGCTCTCCTCGCAGACGGCGCGCACCATCCTCGCCGCCGTCTACGAGGAGCCGCGGCCGGCCTCGGACCTCGCGGATGCCGCCGAGACGTCCCTCCAGAACGCGCGCTATCACCTCGACGGGCTCCGCGACGCCGGCCTCGTCGACGTCGCGGACACGTGGTACTCCGAGCGCGGTACCGAGATGAAAGTGTACGCCCCCACCAACGACTCCGTGGTCGTGATGGCGGGCGACGAGGAGACGCGCTCGAGCGCGTTCGACGTCCTGAAGAGCTTCCTCGGGAGCGTCGGCGCCATCGGCGTCGGCGCGCTCCTCGTACAGGCGCTCGCCGCGCCCGGTACCGTCGTGCCCGCGATGGGGTCCGCCGCCAGTCCGTCTTCGGGCGGCGACGGCGGCGGCGCGGCCGGAACGACGACCACGACGAGCGGCGGGTTCAGCGCGATGGACGCGGGCGGTGAGACGACGGTGTCGGCGACGCGGACCGCGACGGAGACGACCGCGCAGGTGAGCACGACCACGACGGTGGGCGGCCACGCGGCCGGCCCGCTCGACGCCGCGCTCGCGCTCCTCTCACAGCCCGGCGTCGCGTTCTTCGTCGGCGGGCTCTGCGTCCTCGGCGCGCTCGTCGCGTGGAACCGGTGGCGCTAG
- a CDS encoding DUF2178 domain-containing protein, giving the protein MSVTELAPRTTRRLVTGFGVGGGVALGVLVALERPLVGVALYALAMLASVGLQHRSDAVLYDERDRTHARSAASLTLRLFGYASAVVFPALTLAWAFGRFDWPLWSVALAFAVAALYLTYGGFRLALATRA; this is encoded by the coding sequence ATGTCCGTCACCGAACTCGCCCCGCGAACGACGCGCAGGCTCGTCACCGGCTTCGGCGTCGGCGGCGGCGTCGCGCTCGGCGTCCTCGTCGCGCTCGAACGGCCGCTCGTCGGCGTCGCGCTCTACGCGCTCGCGATGCTCGCGAGCGTCGGCCTCCAGCACCGCAGCGACGCCGTCCTCTACGACGAACGCGACCGCACGCACGCCCGGAGCGCCGCGAGCCTCACGCTCCGGCTCTTCGGCTACGCGTCCGCCGTCGTCTTCCCCGCGCTCACGCTCGCGTGGGCGTTCGGCCGCTTCGACTGGCCGCTCTGGAGCGTCGCGCTCGCGTTCGCCGTCGCCGCGCTCTACCTCACGTACGGTGGGTTCCGACTCGCACTCGCGACGAGGGCGTAA
- a CDS encoding Zn-ribbon domain-containing OB-fold protein — translation MSFEAYRCENGHVTYPAHTVCPECGAEQRETVDLTESVGTVVTWTTSTATPPGVREPNHLGIVEFDVEGESVRALGQLTEPVESGEEVTPVYVAELRDPDAGIREKESQSWDGYRFSPVSRD, via the coding sequence ATGAGTTTCGAGGCATATCGCTGCGAGAACGGCCACGTCACGTATCCCGCACACACCGTCTGCCCGGAGTGCGGCGCGGAACAGCGCGAGACGGTCGACCTCACCGAGTCGGTGGGGACGGTCGTCACGTGGACGACGAGCACGGCGACGCCGCCGGGCGTCCGCGAGCCGAACCACCTCGGCATCGTCGAGTTCGACGTCGAGGGCGAGTCGGTGCGCGCGCTCGGCCAGCTCACCGAACCCGTCGAGAGCGGCGAGGAAGTGACGCCCGTCTACGTCGCGGAGCTCCGCGACCCCGACGCGGGCATCCGCGAGAAGGAGAGCCAGTCGTGGGACGGCTACCGGTTCAGTCCCGTCTCGCGGGACTGA
- a CDS encoding helix-turn-helix transcriptional regulator — translation MENTLRSHREAHGLSQGALAEHVGVTRQTINAIERDRYDPSAELVFALAAFFECRVEELFAPDIDLDVTASDLD, via the coding sequence ATGGAGAACACGCTCCGCTCCCACCGCGAGGCCCACGGCCTCAGTCAGGGCGCGCTCGCCGAGCACGTCGGCGTCACCCGACAGACCATCAACGCCATCGAGCGCGACCGCTACGACCCCTCCGCCGAGTTAGTGTTCGCGCTCGCGGCGTTCTTCGAGTGCCGGGTCGAGGAGCTCTTCGCCCCCGACATCGACCTCGACGTGACCGCGAGCGACCTGGACTAG
- a CDS encoding VOC family protein, translating to MSDDSEIPVTAELPDSAMHMTGVDHITLIGSNEADTVAFYRDILGMPLVLRQPNLDAPEVTHLFFDTGDGRILTFFVEESRESNPQPQRVGVGGVHHLAFSFDPEDFEEVREGLEENGHRYSVFDRGVFHSLYTRDHNGLTIELAADKFAIPDDRRGEVLARTHAKRVADGAEYAQEEHMVAALEELGLPVERADLPDSASGSAGL from the coding sequence ATGAGCGACGATTCGGAGATCCCCGTGACGGCCGAGCTGCCCGACAGCGCGATGCACATGACCGGCGTCGACCACATCACCCTCATCGGCTCCAACGAGGCGGACACCGTCGCGTTCTACCGCGACATCCTCGGGATGCCGCTCGTCCTCCGGCAGCCGAACCTCGACGCCCCCGAAGTCACCCACCTCTTCTTCGACACCGGCGACGGCCGCATCCTCACGTTCTTCGTCGAGGAGTCTCGCGAGTCGAACCCCCAGCCCCAGCGCGTCGGCGTCGGCGGCGTCCACCACCTCGCGTTCAGCTTCGACCCCGAGGACTTCGAGGAGGTCCGCGAGGGCCTAGAGGAGAACGGCCACCGCTACAGCGTCTTCGATCGGGGCGTCTTCCACTCGCTCTACACGCGCGACCACAACGGCCTCACCATCGAACTCGCCGCCGACAAGTTCGCGATTCCCGACGACCGGCGCGGCGAAGTGCTCGCGCGCACCCACGCGAAGCGCGTCGCCGACGGCGCCGAGTACGCCCAAGAGGAGCACATGGTCGCCGCGCTCGAGGAACTCGGCCTCCCCGTCGAACGCGCCGACCTCCCCGACTCGGCGTCGGGGTCCGCCGGGCTCTAA
- a CDS encoding DEAD/DEAH box helicase, with amino-acid sequence MSDEADSPELSLDAFYDALESVGRPVVTAGRLAGVLDWTQAEASDALDRLAEEDHGVERVDVSNDPVVWFPTDWAKTTERERVVVFPEHREVVVDQPTQFTRAQLAQFATLTDTTGENAYRYTVRAEDVWGAPHDDLAALRRTVRQALGERYPSLEQFVADQWRRARQFRLYTHEEGYIVLEANTPEMMGNVAEQHLSEGTIRAPISDTEAWVAAEAVATVKRELYEAGYPVQDDRTLDEGAELDVELHLSLRDYQRGWVKRFVESGSGVLVGPPGSGKTVAALGVLERIGRETLILAPGRELVAQWRDSILEYTSLTQADVAEYHGGVKEIGPVTIATYSTAGMERHRRLFDEKRWGLVVYDEAHHIPSDVFRRTTDLQASARLGLSATPVRGDDRETDIYTLIGPPIGTDWEALFDAGFVQEPEVEIRFVPWAEDERRYEYASADGHERRMLAASNPAKIDEVRSILDEHPEAKTLVFVDYLDQGDRLGEALSLPFVSGDTPHSRRERLFHEFRAGERDVLLVSRVADEGIDLPDAELAIIASGLGGSRRQGAQRAGRTMRPAGRALVYVLATRGTEEEDFARNQTRHLAEKGARVREADAEAFAGPSDSEGPQNVERE; translated from the coding sequence GTGAGCGACGAAGCCGACAGCCCCGAACTCTCTCTCGACGCCTTCTACGACGCCCTCGAGTCCGTCGGCCGCCCCGTGGTGACCGCCGGGCGCCTCGCGGGCGTCCTCGACTGGACGCAGGCCGAGGCGAGCGACGCCCTCGACCGACTCGCGGAGGAGGACCACGGCGTCGAGCGCGTCGACGTCTCGAACGACCCGGTGGTGTGGTTCCCCACCGACTGGGCGAAGACCACCGAGCGCGAACGCGTCGTCGTCTTCCCCGAGCACCGCGAGGTCGTCGTCGACCAACCCACGCAGTTCACGCGCGCGCAGCTCGCGCAGTTCGCGACCCTCACCGACACCACCGGCGAGAACGCCTATCGCTACACGGTCCGCGCGGAGGACGTCTGGGGCGCCCCCCACGACGACCTGGCGGCGCTGCGCCGGACCGTCCGGCAGGCGCTCGGCGAGCGCTACCCGTCCCTCGAGCAGTTCGTCGCCGACCAGTGGCGTCGCGCCCGCCAGTTCCGCCTCTACACCCACGAGGAGGGCTACATCGTCCTCGAGGCGAACACGCCGGAGATGATGGGGAACGTCGCCGAGCAGCATCTCTCCGAGGGGACCATCCGCGCGCCCATCAGCGACACCGAAGCGTGGGTCGCCGCCGAAGCCGTCGCCACCGTCAAGCGCGAGCTCTACGAGGCCGGCTACCCCGTCCAGGACGACCGGACGCTCGACGAGGGCGCCGAGCTCGACGTCGAGTTACACCTCTCGCTTCGCGACTACCAGCGCGGGTGGGTGAAGCGCTTCGTCGAGTCGGGCTCGGGCGTGCTCGTCGGCCCGCCGGGGAGCGGGAAGACCGTCGCCGCGCTCGGCGTCCTCGAACGGATCGGCCGCGAGACCCTCATCCTCGCGCCGGGGCGCGAACTCGTCGCCCAGTGGCGCGACAGCATCCTCGAGTACACGAGCCTCACACAGGCGGACGTCGCGGAGTACCACGGCGGCGTGAAGGAGATCGGCCCCGTCACCATCGCGACTTACTCGACGGCGGGCATGGAGCGCCACCGTCGGCTCTTCGACGAGAAGCGCTGGGGGCTCGTCGTCTACGACGAAGCCCACCACATCCCGAGCGACGTCTTCCGGCGCACCACCGACCTGCAGGCCTCCGCGCGCCTCGGGCTGAGCGCGACGCCGGTCCGGGGCGACGACCGCGAGACGGACATCTACACGCTCATCGGACCGCCCATCGGCACGGACTGGGAGGCGCTCTTCGACGCGGGCTTCGTGCAGGAGCCCGAGGTCGAGATACGCTTCGTCCCGTGGGCGGAGGACGAGCGCCGCTACGAGTACGCGAGCGCGGACGGCCACGAGCGTCGGATGCTCGCCGCCTCCAACCCCGCGAAAATCGACGAGGTCCGGTCGATACTCGACGAGCACCCCGAGGCGAAGACGCTCGTCTTCGTCGACTACCTCGACCAGGGCGACCGGCTGGGCGAGGCGCTCTCCCTCCCGTTCGTCAGCGGTGACACGCCCCACTCGCGGCGCGAGCGCCTCTTCCACGAGTTCCGCGCGGGCGAGCGCGACGTCCTCCTCGTCTCGCGGGTCGCCGACGAGGGCATCGACCTCCCGGACGCCGAACTCGCGATCATCGCCTCCGGGCTCGGGGGCTCGCGCCGACAGGGCGCCCAGCGCGCCGGCCGGACGATGCGCCCCGCCGGCCGCGCGCTCGTCTACGTGCTCGCCACCAGAGGCACCGAGGAGGAGGACTTCGCGCGCAACCAGACGCGCCACCTGGCGGAGAAGGGCGCGCGCGTTCGCGAGGCCGACGCGGAGGCCTTTGCGGGCCCGAGCGACAGCGAGGGGCCGCAGAACGTCGAGCGGGAGTGA
- a CDS encoding thiolase C-terminal domain-containing protein: MDRVAVIGASMTQFGQRDAWVRELLAEAGEACLADADVDADELDHLYVSNMASGEFEGQTGVPNALAHDLGALGAYTQRVDQTSASGGAGVYAAWQSVASGASDLTMLVGGEKMTHRTTAEATDVIASLTHPVEYKHGVTLPSFAGMTARHYLEKYDAPRESLAKVAVKNHANGVDNPHAQFRKEVDEETVLESPIVADPLRLYDFCPITDGSAALLFCPESVAAEYTDDYTVVSGIGGATDTHVVHERDDPTVMGGVVDSSAQAYEMAGLDADDVGVAELHDMFTILEVLQLEDLGFFEKGEGWTAAAEGVTARDGALPVNTSGGLKSKGHPLGASGVAQVYEIHQQLTESAGERQVAADVGLACNVGGFGNCVTTTILEAAE, translated from the coding sequence ATGGATCGGGTAGCCGTCATCGGCGCGTCGATGACCCAGTTCGGCCAGCGCGACGCCTGGGTCCGCGAGTTGCTCGCGGAGGCGGGCGAGGCGTGTCTCGCCGACGCGGACGTCGACGCCGACGAGTTGGACCACCTCTACGTCTCGAACATGGCGAGCGGCGAGTTCGAGGGGCAGACGGGGGTTCCGAACGCCCTCGCGCACGACCTCGGCGCGCTCGGCGCGTACACGCAGCGCGTCGATCAGACGAGCGCCTCGGGCGGTGCGGGCGTCTACGCGGCGTGGCAGTCGGTGGCCTCGGGCGCGAGCGACCTCACCATGCTCGTCGGCGGCGAGAAGATGACGCATCGCACGACCGCCGAAGCGACGGACGTCATCGCCTCGCTCACGCACCCCGTCGAGTACAAGCACGGCGTCACCCTCCCGAGCTTCGCGGGGATGACCGCCCGACACTACCTCGAGAAATACGACGCGCCCCGCGAGTCGCTCGCGAAGGTCGCGGTGAAGAACCACGCGAACGGCGTCGACAACCCGCACGCGCAGTTCCGGAAGGAAGTCGACGAGGAGACCGTCCTCGAATCGCCGATCGTCGCGGACCCCCTCCGCCTCTACGATTTCTGTCCGATCACGGACGGGAGCGCCGCGCTGCTGTTCTGCCCGGAGTCGGTCGCCGCCGAGTACACGGACGACTACACCGTGGTCTCGGGCATCGGCGGTGCGACGGACACGCACGTCGTCCACGAGCGCGACGACCCGACGGTGATGGGCGGCGTCGTCGACTCCTCGGCGCAGGCCTACGAGATGGCGGGCCTCGACGCCGACGACGTCGGGGTCGCCGAACTCCACGACATGTTCACCATCCTCGAAGTCCTCCAGTTGGAGGACCTCGGCTTCTTCGAGAAGGGCGAGGGCTGGACGGCCGCCGCCGAGGGCGTCACCGCGCGCGACGGCGCGTTGCCGGTAAACACCTCCGGCGGCCTCAAGTCGAAGGGCCACCCGCTCGGCGCGAGCGGCGTCGCACAGGTCTACGAGATCCACCAGCAGCTCACCGAGAGCGCCGGGGAGCGGCAGGTCGCGGCGGACGTCGGCCTCGCCTGTAACGTCGGCGGGTTCGGGAACTGCGTCACAACCACCATCCTGGAGGCCGCAGAATGA
- a CDS encoding helix-turn-helix transcriptional regulator, whose translation MDAHEAANFVFASPNRLAVLRALRADPGRPRGVADRVDVSRATAQRCLRACADEGWVARVDGDYRLTPTGERVVERACGFLDDLRVLDEKEALLDRLPTTDPPLPVAGFEDATVVTTTREQPHRAAEALTDRIRECDADHYDCLSPTMTKLYIDAFGDCIEDGASIDLVCPDSVLDAERAVRPDNVARSLALPAFDLHVHPGDLDYALVVSDEVVFVGAYDDANALNAVAWTADDAVREWARERFEAEKEVADDPPQTA comes from the coding sequence ATGGACGCGCACGAGGCTGCGAACTTCGTCTTCGCCTCCCCGAACCGGCTCGCCGTCCTCCGTGCGCTCAGAGCCGACCCGGGCCGGCCGCGTGGCGTCGCCGACCGCGTCGACGTCTCGCGCGCCACCGCTCAGCGCTGCCTGCGAGCGTGCGCCGACGAGGGCTGGGTCGCGCGCGTCGACGGCGACTACCGACTCACCCCGACCGGCGAGCGCGTCGTCGAGCGCGCATGCGGCTTCCTCGACGACCTCCGCGTCCTCGACGAGAAGGAGGCGCTCCTCGACCGCCTGCCGACGACCGACCCGCCGCTCCCGGTCGCCGGCTTCGAGGACGCCACCGTCGTGACCACGACGCGCGAGCAACCACACCGCGCTGCGGAGGCGCTCACCGACCGCATCCGCGAGTGCGATGCCGACCACTACGACTGCCTCTCCCCGACGATGACGAAGCTCTACATCGACGCGTTCGGGGACTGCATCGAGGACGGCGCGAGCATCGACCTCGTCTGCCCCGACTCCGTCCTCGACGCCGAACGCGCCGTCCGCCCGGACAACGTCGCGCGCTCGCTCGCCCTCCCCGCCTTCGACCTCCACGTCCATCCCGGCGACCTCGACTACGCGCTCGTCGTCAGCGACGAGGTGGTGTTCGTCGGCGCGTACGACGACGCGAACGCGCTGAACGCCGTCGCGTGGACGGCCGACGACGCCGTCCGCGAGTGGGCCCGCGAGCGCTTCGAGGCCGAGAAGGAGGTCGCCGACGACCCGCCTCAGACGGCGTAG
- a CDS encoding NADH:flavin oxidoreductase/NADH oxidase yields the protein MAGLFDSLTLRETELPNRLMVSPMCQYSVEDRDGLATPWHHVHLGSRAVGGAGLVMAEATAVEPRGRITPEDLGIWSTEHADALTDTTAFVKSQGAVPGIQLAHAGRKASKSRPWEGSEPLQPDEGGYEVVAPTEEPWPYEAEAPPTKKLDTDEVAGIVDSFRDAAEHALDAGFEVAEVHGAHGYLLHEFLSPVTNDRDDEYGGSFENRARLIREVTEAVREVWPDGKPVFVRLSGTDWFDDRDSWTVEQSARLADILYEAGADLVDVSSGGIAPNSYPDWAGPNYQLALAEHVREHAESDIRVGTVGGITSAEQGEAILRNGRADLAIVGREFLRDPYFGLHAADELGDLEDGMIPDQYLRGFHERL from the coding sequence ATGGCAGGTCTCTTCGATTCGCTCACGCTCCGGGAGACGGAACTCCCGAACCGTCTGATGGTCTCGCCGATGTGTCAGTACTCCGTCGAGGACCGCGACGGCCTCGCGACGCCGTGGCACCACGTCCACCTCGGCAGTCGAGCCGTCGGCGGCGCCGGCCTCGTCATGGCCGAAGCCACCGCCGTCGAGCCGCGCGGCCGCATCACGCCCGAGGACCTCGGCATCTGGAGCACCGAGCACGCCGACGCCCTGACGGACACCACGGCGTTCGTGAAGAGTCAGGGCGCCGTCCCCGGCATCCAGCTCGCGCACGCCGGCCGGAAGGCCTCGAAGTCGCGGCCGTGGGAGGGCAGCGAGCCCCTCCAGCCCGACGAGGGCGGCTACGAGGTCGTCGCGCCCACCGAGGAGCCGTGGCCGTACGAGGCGGAGGCGCCGCCGACGAAGAAGCTCGACACCGACGAGGTCGCCGGCATCGTCGACTCCTTCCGAGACGCCGCCGAGCACGCCCTCGACGCGGGCTTCGAGGTCGCCGAAGTCCACGGCGCGCACGGCTACCTCCTCCACGAGTTCCTCTCGCCCGTCACGAACGACCGCGACGACGAATACGGCGGGAGCTTCGAGAACCGCGCGCGCCTCATCCGCGAGGTCACCGAGGCCGTTCGCGAGGTGTGGCCGGACGGGAAACCGGTCTTCGTCCGGCTCTCCGGCACCGACTGGTTCGACGACCGCGACTCGTGGACGGTCGAGCAGTCCGCCCGGCTCGCTGACATCCTCTACGAGGCCGGCGCCGACCTCGTGGACGTCTCCTCGGGCGGCATCGCGCCGAACTCCTACCCGGACTGGGCGGGGCCGAACTACCAGCTCGCGCTCGCCGAGCACGTCCGCGAGCACGCCGAGAGCGACATTCGGGTGGGAACCGTCGGCGGCATCACCAGCGCCGAGCAGGGCGAGGCCATCCTCCGCAACGGCCGCGCGGACCTCGCCATCGTCGGCCGCGAGTTCCTCCGCGACCCCTACTTCGGCCTCCACGCCGCCGACGAGCTCGGCGACCTCGAGGACGGGATGATCCCCGACCAGTACCTCCGGGGCTTCCACGAGCGCCTCTAG